One part of the Pogoniulus pusillus isolate bPogPus1 chromosome 8, bPogPus1.pri, whole genome shotgun sequence genome encodes these proteins:
- the MOB3C gene encoding MOB kinase activator 3C, protein MALCLKQVFNKDKTFRPRKKFEPGTQRFELYKKAQASLKSGLDLKAVVQLPPGESINDWIAVHVVDFFNRINLIYGTMSEYCTEKSCPIMSGGLKYEYRWQDDNKYKKPTKLSAPKYMCMLMDWIEMLINNEDIFPTRIGVPFPKQFQQVCTKILTRLFRVFVHVYIHHFDSIISMGAEAHVNTCYKHFYYFIREFSLIDHRELEPLKEMTERICH, encoded by the exons atGGCTTTGTGTCTCAAGCAAGTCTTCAACAAAGACAAAACGTTTCGCCCCCGCAAGAAGTTTGAGCCGGGCACCCAGCGCTTTGAGCTGTACAAGAAAGCCCAGGCCTCTCTCAAGTCTGGGCTGGACCTGAAAGCAGTggtgcagctgcctcctggTGAGAGCATCAATGACTGGATTGCAGTGCATGTGGTGGACTTCTTCAATCGCATCAACCTCATCTATGGCACCATGTCAGAGTACTGCACGGAAAAGAGCTGCCCCATCATGTCTGGTGGACTCAAGTACGAGTACCGGTGGCAGGACGATAACAAATATAAGAAGCCAACCAAGCTGTCAGCTCCCAAGTACATGTGTATGCTGATGGACTGGATTGAGATGCTCATTAACAATGAGGACATCTTCCCCACAAGGATTG GTGTTCCCTTCCCCAAGCAGTTCCAGCAAGTTTGCACTAAGATCCTCACCCGCCTCTTCCGTGTCTTTGTCCATGTCTACATCCACCACTTTGACAGCATCATCAGCATGGGTGCTGAGGCTCACGTCAACACCTGCTACAAGCACTTTTACTACTTCATCAGGGAGTTCAGCCTCATTGACCATCGGGAGCTGGAGCCTTTG AAAGAAATGACAGAACGAATTTGCCACTGA